A DNA window from Ornithobacterium rhinotracheale DSM 15997 contains the following coding sequences:
- a CDS encoding OmpA family protein: MKKIILASFVLVSLISCKKEPSGNKDVLPAEDVTPQDSVNSQVDTIQVAALIDDDGNYIYDVGTFLDINLPDGTVINVGSNSTESKLYKMLSDDTFKVSDDKTQGWITLDGVTFAKGSASLKDSSKRQIDNIAAILKAYPNAKVKFGGYTDNTGSAEANQKISAERAEAVMNAVIGDGIAADRLSAEGYGPEHPVCPANDTDVCKAQNRRVDLRVVQK, from the coding sequence ATGAAAAAAATTATTTTAGCTTCATTCGTTCTTGTATCGCTAATTAGCTGTAAAAAAGAACCTAGTGGAAACAAAGATGTGTTGCCAGCAGAAGATGTAACTCCTCAAGATTCTGTAAATTCTCAAGTAGACACTATCCAAGTAGCTGCCTTGATAGATGATGATGGAAACTATATCTATGATGTAGGAACATTTCTAGACATCAATTTGCCAGATGGTACAGTGATTAATGTTGGATCAAATTCAACAGAAAGTAAATTATACAAAATGCTTTCAGATGACACCTTCAAGGTAAGTGATGATAAAACCCAAGGCTGGATTACTCTAGATGGGGTAACTTTTGCTAAAGGAAGTGCTAGCTTAAAAGATAGCTCTAAAAGACAAATAGACAATATTGCAGCTATTTTGAAAGCATATCCTAATGCCAAAGTTAAATTCGGAGGATATACAGACAATACTGGTTCTGCTGAGGCTAACCAAAAAATTTCTGCTGAAAGAGCAGAAGCTGTAATGAACGCTGTGATTGGTGATGGTATCGCTGCAGATAGATTGTCTGCAGAAGGGTATGGTCCAGAACATCCTGTATGCCCTGCAAATGATACAGATGTGTGCAAAGCCCAAAACAGACGAGTAGATTTGAGAGTTGTTCAAAAATAA
- the rimO gene encoding 30S ribosomal protein S12 methylthiotransferase RimO — MRTKSTGRKKINIVTLGCSKNIYDSEVLMGQLKANGKEVVHEQAGDIVVINTCGFIENAKEESINTILNFVDLKQRGLVEKVFVTGCLSERYKPDLEKEIPDVNQYFGTRDLPLLLKALGADYKHELVGERLTTTPRHYAYLKIAEGCDRPCAFCAIPLMRGAHKSTPIEDLVTEAKKLAKNGTKELILIAQDLTYYGLDIYNKRALADLLKELVKVEGIEWIRLHYAFPTGFPEDVLDVIKNEPKVCNYIDIPLQHISTPILKAMRRGTTEEKTNRLLDKFREKVPNMAIRTTLICGFPGETEEDFELMKEWVKTQRFDRLGCFTYSHEENTHAFNMEDDVPQEVKEQRVAEIMEIQSQISWELNQEKIGKIFKVLIDRKEGNYFVGRTEFDSPDVDNEVLIPAEETYLPIGEFVNAKITDATEFDLYAEVVD; from the coding sequence ATGCGTACAAAATCCACAGGAAGAAAGAAAATAAACATCGTAACGCTCGGATGCTCAAAGAATATTTATGATTCTGAGGTTTTAATGGGACAACTTAAAGCCAACGGAAAAGAGGTAGTGCACGAGCAAGCGGGTGATATTGTGGTGATTAACACTTGTGGTTTTATCGAAAATGCGAAAGAAGAATCCATCAATACTATTTTGAATTTCGTGGATTTAAAACAACGCGGATTGGTAGAAAAAGTTTTTGTAACAGGCTGTCTCTCTGAACGCTATAAGCCCGATCTAGAAAAAGAAATCCCAGATGTAAACCAATATTTTGGAACAAGAGATTTACCTTTATTATTAAAGGCATTGGGGGCAGACTACAAGCATGAACTCGTGGGCGAACGATTAACGACTACGCCACGCCATTATGCTTATTTAAAAATTGCGGAGGGTTGCGACAGACCTTGTGCTTTTTGTGCCATTCCATTAATGCGTGGAGCACATAAATCTACGCCAATTGAAGATTTGGTGACCGAAGCCAAAAAATTGGCTAAAAACGGAACCAAAGAATTAATTTTAATCGCTCAGGACTTAACTTATTATGGGCTTGACATTTATAACAAAAGAGCCCTTGCCGATTTGCTCAAAGAATTGGTAAAAGTAGAAGGAATTGAGTGGATTCGTTTGCATTATGCATTCCCGACGGGCTTTCCAGAAGATGTGCTAGATGTGATTAAAAATGAACCAAAGGTTTGTAACTATATCGATATTCCATTGCAGCATATTTCTACACCTATTTTAAAAGCGATGCGCCGTGGTACAACGGAAGAAAAAACCAACAGATTGCTTGATAAATTCCGTGAAAAAGTGCCAAATATGGCAATTAGAACTACCTTAATCTGTGGGTTCCCTGGCGAAACGGAAGAAGATTTTGAATTAATGAAAGAATGGGTAAAAACGCAACGATTTGACCGATTGGGCTGTTTCACCTATTCGCATGAAGAAAACACGCACGCTTTCAACATGGAAGATGATGTACCTCAAGAAGTAAAAGAGCAACGCGTTGCGGAAATCATGGAAATTCAATCTCAAATTTCATGGGAACTGAACCAAGAAAAAATTGGAAAGATTTTTAAAGTTTTAATCGACCGAAAAGAAGGTAACTATTTTGTGGGACGCACAGAATTTGATTCGCCCGATGTGGATAATGAAGTTTTAATCCCAGCGGAGGAGACTTATTTGCCAATTGGTGAATTTGTAAATGCTAAAATTACCGACGCCACTGAGTTTGATTTATATGCCGAGGTGGTAGACTAA
- a CDS encoding GIY-YIG nuclease family protein yields MKNYYLYIVSNKLRTTFYIGVTNDLNRRIDEHSQGKRSLFTQKYRLNDLVYYEIFSDINLAIARFDIFLNDLYRFKILKTFNSKIN; encoded by the coding sequence ATGAAAAATTACTATCTTTATATTGTCTCCAATAAACTAAGGACTACTTTCTATATTGGTGTAACTAATGATTTAAATAGACGTATAGATGAGCATTCTCAAGGAAAAAGATCATTATTTACTCAGAAATATAGATTAAACGATTTAGTATATTATGAAATTTTTAGTGATATAAATTTGGCAATTGCAAGATTTGATATATTTTTAAATGATTTATATCGGTTTAAGATTCTTAAAACTTTCAATTCAAAAATAAATTAA
- a CDS encoding efflux RND transporter permease subunit — protein MWNKIASFILRNRAYILISLVIYLVALVYISMTYGVKFSTTSAQLLPSSDPAMVNLRDFQHTFGNESNVIVIGYDDEKMHEKPNYDAFKQLQQKIATLNGVKSVFSMEDAIKLVRDTVNGGFKTEKIISPNENYDQELKQLENFPFYNGILYNTKNNAKEILVYIDDEIMNSPERAKETLQINDWVEEFEEQTQIPLYLSGMPVIRTMNSQAVKSESFTFIGASLLVTCLLFLYFYRSLRNTLIAVAVVACAVTTCFALMAFLGYDITILTALVPPLLIVIGIPNCIYLINKYQKEYVVHKNKIKALHRMIVHVGNAAILTNLTTAFGFFTFLFTDSKTLQEFGIVSSLNIVGIFFLSFLIVPTLLSYFPEPKEKELSHLSFNWTNKVFLFIEDIIANHRKKVYLTVAGLLVLSFIGISLMKSSGNILDDMSKNTDFYKEISFFDKEFGGVLPLEIVVDTKRPNGVTSIENLQKLDQFSEYIDSLNISSKPLSIVPLVKMAKQAYYNNDSAFYQLPTRQERSFILGEIKKSKGGNEHMLNSYLDSTKSKARVTTLLSNMDSDVLAFSTQHIQDKLKQIFPDGRYKTYVTGMAFVFQEGTKYLTHNLFISISIAILMISVFMAFMFRSPQMVFIALLPNILPLLTTAGFMGYLGIPIKPSTILVFSIAFGIAVDDTIHFLARYRQDLKKYESISLSVAESMEHVGSSMFYTSVILFAGFGVFMFSGFNGIVALGGLVVLTLLMAMFANLILLPSLLLTYERFSNKEFSDPKVDLFKEDDDED, from the coding sequence ATGTGGAATAAAATTGCTTCGTTTATTCTTAGAAATAGAGCTTATATTCTTATTTCTCTCGTTATATACTTAGTCGCCTTAGTCTATATTTCAATGACTTATGGCGTAAAATTCTCGACCACAAGTGCTCAACTCCTGCCTTCATCAGACCCTGCAATGGTAAATTTGCGCGATTTTCAGCACACTTTTGGGAACGAGAGCAATGTGATCGTCATTGGGTATGATGACGAAAAAATGCACGAAAAACCGAATTATGACGCCTTTAAACAATTGCAACAAAAAATTGCCACACTCAATGGTGTGAAATCGGTTTTCTCGATGGAAGATGCAATAAAACTGGTACGCGATACAGTGAACGGAGGATTTAAAACCGAAAAAATTATCTCTCCCAACGAGAATTATGATCAGGAGCTTAAACAATTAGAGAATTTTCCGTTTTATAATGGAATTTTGTATAATACAAAAAACAACGCCAAAGAAATTTTGGTATATATTGATGATGAGATCATGAATTCGCCCGAACGAGCTAAGGAAACTTTGCAAATCAACGATTGGGTCGAGGAATTTGAAGAGCAAACGCAGATTCCGCTGTATTTATCGGGCATGCCCGTCATCCGAACCATGAATTCCCAAGCGGTGAAAAGCGAATCTTTTACTTTTATTGGAGCATCTCTGCTCGTGACTTGCTTGCTGTTTCTGTATTTCTATCGTTCGCTCAGAAACACGCTAATTGCCGTTGCCGTAGTGGCGTGTGCGGTAACTACATGTTTTGCTTTGATGGCATTTTTGGGTTACGATATTACAATTCTTACAGCACTCGTTCCGCCTTTGTTAATTGTGATTGGAATCCCCAACTGCATTTATCTCATCAACAAATACCAAAAGGAATATGTGGTGCACAAAAACAAAATTAAAGCACTACACCGCATGATTGTGCATGTGGGAAATGCGGCAATTCTCACCAATCTTACTACGGCGTTTGGATTCTTTACTTTCCTATTTACCGATAGCAAAACTTTGCAGGAATTTGGGATTGTATCTTCATTAAACATTGTAGGAATTTTCTTTTTATCTTTCTTGATTGTGCCTACACTTTTGAGCTACTTCCCAGAACCAAAGGAGAAAGAACTTTCGCATTTATCATTCAATTGGACTAATAAAGTTTTTCTATTTATAGAAGACATTATTGCCAATCATCGCAAAAAAGTTTACCTTACTGTTGCGGGGCTTTTGGTGCTTTCATTCATTGGAATTTCATTGATGAAAAGTAGCGGAAACATTCTAGATGATATGTCTAAAAATACCGATTTTTACAAAGAAATCAGCTTTTTTGATAAAGAATTTGGAGGTGTTTTGCCACTTGAAATCGTTGTAGATACCAAACGACCAAATGGCGTAACTTCCATAGAAAATCTACAAAAACTTGATCAATTTAGTGAATATATCGATAGCTTAAACATTTCATCTAAACCGCTTTCGATTGTGCCTTTGGTGAAAATGGCAAAGCAGGCTTATTATAATAACGATTCAGCTTTTTATCAATTGCCAACACGCCAAGAGCGTAGTTTTATTTTGGGCGAAATTAAAAAGTCTAAAGGTGGCAACGAGCATATGCTAAACAGCTATCTCGATTCCACCAAAAGCAAAGCACGCGTAACCACGCTTTTAAGCAATATGGATAGCGATGTTTTGGCGTTCAGCACACAGCACATTCAAGATAAATTAAAACAAATTTTCCCAGATGGGCGTTATAAAACTTATGTTACGGGTATGGCGTTTGTGTTTCAAGAAGGGACTAAATACTTGACTCATAATTTATTCATTTCTATTTCCATTGCGATTTTAATGATTTCGGTATTTATGGCATTTATGTTCCGTTCCCCACAAATGGTGTTTATTGCTTTGTTACCTAACATTTTACCACTACTCACCACAGCAGGGTTCATGGGCTATTTGGGTATCCCTATCAAGCCTTCCACTATTTTGGTGTTCAGTATTGCATTTGGTATTGCGGTGGACGATACGATTCACTTTTTGGCGCGTTATCGTCAAGACTTGAAAAAATACGAAAGCATTAGCCTTTCCGTTGCCGAATCCATGGAGCATGTGGGCAGTAGCATGTTCTACACTTCGGTGATTTTATTTGCAGGATTTGGCGTGTTTATGTTCAGTGGCTTTAATGGGATTGTAGCCTTGGGCGGTCTGGTCGTTTTGACCCTGCTCATGGCGATGTTTGCTAATTTGATTTTGCTCCCTTCGCTCCTACTCACTTACGAAAGATTTAGCAATAAAGAATTTTCAGACCCTAAAGTAGATTTATTCAAGGAAGACGACGACGAAGATTAA
- a CDS encoding aspartate aminotransferase family protein produces MREDFFKYQAQTTAFASGFEVSHAKGNYIFGTDGKAYLDFEAGVSANTLGHGNERINQAIIDQVNKHLHVMVYGEYAQEKPVALCKLLAETLPDPLEVTYLVNSGAEAIDASLKLAKRVTGRQEIISAKMAYHGNTHGALSVSGNEDFKRAFRPLLPDVHFIQFNNEEDIQRITEKTAGVILETIQGAAGFIQPHNGWLKRVKQRCEEVGALLILDEIQPGFGRTGKWFAFEHYGVVPDILVLGKGMAGGLPIGAFVASAAHMKKLQANPKLGHITTFGGNPVVAAAALATMQELHKGSYIQDIQAKEDLFRKLLVHPAIKSFPGKGLMLALELENEQIVQKVSALAMKKGLILFWLLYETQFLRITPPLTISMEEIEKGCQIILECLNEVTI; encoded by the coding sequence ATGAGAGAAGATTTTTTTAAATACCAAGCACAAACCACTGCGTTTGCTTCTGGGTTTGAAGTTTCGCACGCCAAGGGAAATTATATTTTTGGCACTGATGGCAAGGCTTATTTAGATTTTGAAGCGGGCGTATCTGCCAACACTTTAGGACATGGCAACGAGCGAATCAATCAGGCAATTATAGACCAAGTAAACAAGCACTTGCATGTGATGGTGTATGGCGAATATGCACAAGAAAAGCCCGTGGCACTCTGCAAGCTTTTAGCGGAAACGCTACCCGATCCACTCGAAGTGACTTATCTTGTAAACTCGGGTGCCGAGGCGATTGACGCCAGCTTAAAGTTGGCTAAACGCGTAACGGGCAGACAAGAAATTATTTCGGCAAAAATGGCGTATCACGGAAACACGCACGGAGCATTGAGCGTGAGCGGAAACGAAGATTTTAAACGAGCATTCCGTCCGTTGTTACCCGATGTGCATTTTATTCAGTTTAATAACGAAGAAGACATTCAGCGCATTACAGAAAAAACAGCGGGTGTAATTTTAGAAACCATTCAAGGTGCGGCAGGCTTTATTCAGCCACACAACGGCTGGCTAAAGCGTGTGAAACAACGCTGCGAAGAGGTAGGTGCTCTTTTGATTTTAGACGAAATTCAACCAGGTTTTGGACGCACAGGCAAATGGTTTGCCTTTGAACATTATGGTGTGGTACCCGATATTTTGGTTTTAGGAAAAGGCATGGCGGGTGGCTTGCCGATTGGTGCTTTTGTGGCTTCTGCCGCACACATGAAAAAACTCCAAGCCAATCCTAAATTAGGGCATATCACAACTTTTGGCGGAAACCCCGTTGTGGCAGCAGCGGCATTGGCTACCATGCAAGAACTGCATAAAGGCTCATATATTCAAGACATTCAGGCAAAAGAAGATTTGTTTAGAAAATTACTGGTGCACCCTGCCATTAAATCATTTCCAGGCAAAGGGCTGATGCTCGCTCTTGAGCTCGAAAACGAACAAATCGTTCAAAAAGTTTCGGCTTTGGCGATGAAAAAAGGATTAATTCTGTTTTGGCTTCTGTACGAGACTCAATTCCTGCGCATTACACCACCACTCACAATTAGCATGGAGGAAATCGAAAAAGGCTGCCAAATCATTTTGGAATGTCTAAATGAAGTAACAATATAA
- a CDS encoding glycosyltransferase family protein — translation MQKVLLITYYWPPSGGAGVQRWLKMSKFLSKDCSLSVLVPQGAAYPILDETLQKDVAPNIEVITTPIWEPYALAQKINPKNKQYQKGQIEPSKKQSFLSKISLWIRANLFVPDARIFWKNSAVKECLKKLNLNDFDAIISTGPPHTCHLIALELKQKFPHLKWLADFRDPWTDIDYFGKLPLTRWALKKHKKLEKEVISKADIVTTVSPTWASDLAQIGGRNVEVVYNAYDEADFKSIDLIKLNKKLTVNYLGSLNHDRSPSVLWQLLDQKCQENEFCQQFNLNLIGNIASEVKEEILALKNLAQCTQFVPYLAHDEAIQEMCKSHVLLLLINDTENQKGIIPGKFFEYLATGREILCLGDPDSDLATLLHQTKAGKIFKRNDAKSLNHYLDDLYQKFKENQLDLRDNYASIQDFSRRKSAEKIMNLLNTKR, via the coding sequence ATGCAAAAGGTACTCTTAATCACCTATTATTGGCCTCCTTCTGGCGGTGCTGGCGTGCAACGATGGCTTAAAATGAGTAAATTTTTATCCAAAGATTGTTCGCTCAGTGTACTTGTTCCACAAGGGGCTGCCTACCCGATTTTAGACGAAACTTTGCAAAAAGATGTCGCACCCAATATTGAAGTTATCACAACACCGATTTGGGAACCATACGCTTTAGCCCAAAAAATAAATCCTAAAAACAAGCAATACCAAAAAGGACAAATCGAGCCGAGCAAAAAACAATCTTTTTTATCTAAAATTTCGTTGTGGATTAGAGCTAATTTATTCGTTCCAGATGCACGCATTTTTTGGAAAAATTCTGCAGTGAAAGAATGTTTAAAAAAACTGAATTTAAACGATTTTGATGCAATCATCAGCACGGGGCCGCCGCATACTTGCCATTTAATTGCCCTTGAATTAAAACAGAAATTTCCGCATTTAAAATGGCTGGCAGATTTCCGTGATCCATGGACAGATATTGATTATTTCGGCAAACTCCCACTAACTCGTTGGGCATTGAAAAAACACAAAAAATTAGAAAAAGAAGTAATTTCTAAAGCCGATATTGTAACCACCGTTTCGCCCACTTGGGCGAGTGATTTAGCACAAATTGGGGGCAGAAATGTAGAGGTAGTTTACAATGCTTATGACGAAGCTGATTTTAAAAGTATTGATTTAATTAAATTAAATAAAAAATTAACTGTTAATTATTTAGGCTCTTTAAATCACGACAGAAGTCCGTCGGTTTTGTGGCAACTTTTAGATCAAAAATGCCAAGAAAACGAATTTTGCCAACAATTTAATTTAAACCTAATTGGCAATATTGCCAGCGAAGTAAAAGAAGAAATTTTAGCTTTAAAAAACTTGGCGCAATGCACACAATTCGTTCCCTATTTGGCACACGACGAAGCCATACAAGAAATGTGCAAAAGCCATGTCTTGCTCTTGCTTATCAACGATACCGAAAACCAAAAAGGAATCATTCCTGGGAAATTTTTTGAATATCTAGCGACGGGCAGAGAGATTTTATGTCTGGGCGATCCCGACAGCGATTTGGCGACACTCTTACACCAAACCAAAGCGGGCAAAATTTTTAAACGAAATGATGCTAAAAGTTTAAATCATTATCTTGATGATTTATACCAAAAGTTCAAAGAAAATCAATTAGATTTGCGGGATAATTATGCTAGCATTCAAGATTTTTCGCGCAGAAAATCTGCCGAAAAAATCATGAATTTACTAAACACGAAAAGATGA
- a CDS encoding alpha-L-fucosidase, producing MKTIKKTIFAVFLVCFSLIKAQNIPIPKPNQLDFLNAELGVVFHYDLHVFDNEKYGQGGNRITPIPDYNIFNPKHLDTDQWIATAKAMGAKFAILTATHETGFALYQSDVNPYCMKALKFQDGKGDIVRDFVNSCRKYGIKPGIYIGIRWNSFLGIHNFKAEGGGEFAKRRQEWYKKMCEGMTHELTSRYGDLFTVWFDGGADDPRDLGPDVEPIVSKNNPNCLFYHNVDRADFRWGGSESGTVGYPNYSSFPTPFSHNKNNDTQKAYQSLLKHGDPNGKYFVPAMADSPLRGYNGRHEWFWEPDDEEAVYPLAHLMDMYEKSVGRNSTLILGLTPNPDGLLDAGDVKRLREFGEAIQQAYGNPIASQKGTGKTLSIRLKNPEKIQKIIIQEDIAKGERIREFIIEAKIKNRWVKIAEGESVGHKRIIKLPKTYLVKDVRLKVTKSVAPPIISNFSLFL from the coding sequence ATGAAAACAATAAAAAAAACAATTTTTGCCGTATTTCTAGTGTGCTTTAGCTTGATTAAAGCACAAAATATCCCAATTCCAAAACCGAATCAACTTGATTTTTTAAACGCTGAATTAGGAGTGGTTTTCCATTATGATTTACATGTTTTTGATAATGAAAAATATGGACAAGGAGGAAATAGAATCACGCCTATTCCAGACTATAATATATTTAATCCTAAACATTTAGACACCGATCAGTGGATTGCTACCGCCAAAGCCATGGGGGCTAAATTTGCTATCCTTACAGCAACGCACGAAACGGGATTTGCCCTTTACCAAAGCGATGTAAACCCGTATTGTATGAAAGCTTTAAAATTTCAAGACGGGAAAGGAGATATTGTGCGAGATTTTGTAAATTCTTGTAGAAAATATGGAATAAAACCAGGAATTTATATTGGAATCCGTTGGAATTCATTTTTAGGCATTCACAATTTCAAAGCAGAAGGCGGTGGAGAATTTGCCAAAAGAAGACAAGAATGGTACAAAAAAATGTGCGAGGGCATGACTCACGAACTCACCTCTCGCTATGGCGATTTATTTACCGTTTGGTTTGATGGAGGTGCCGATGATCCAAGAGATTTAGGACCCGATGTAGAGCCAATTGTAAGCAAAAATAATCCGAATTGCCTTTTTTATCACAATGTAGACCGCGCCGATTTCCGATGGGGTGGCTCTGAATCTGGCACAGTGGGCTATCCTAATTATTCAAGTTTTCCTACGCCATTTTCTCATAACAAAAACAACGACACTCAAAAAGCCTATCAATCTCTGTTAAAACACGGAGACCCAAACGGAAAATATTTTGTTCCTGCCATGGCAGACTCTCCGCTTAGGGGCTACAATGGGCGACACGAGTGGTTTTGGGAGCCAGATGACGAAGAGGCAGTGTACCCACTCGCCCACTTGATGGATATGTATGAAAAATCGGTTGGGAGAAACTCTACACTGATTTTAGGACTCACACCTAATCCAGACGGGCTGCTTGATGCTGGCGATGTAAAGCGTTTAAGAGAGTTTGGGGAAGCCATTCAGCAAGCGTATGGGAATCCTATCGCCTCACAAAAAGGAACGGGCAAAACGCTTTCAATCCGATTGAAAAATCCTGAAAAAATCCAAAAAATCATTATTCAAGAAGATATAGCTAAAGGAGAAAGAATCAGAGAATTTATAATCGAAGCCAAAATCAAAAATCGCTGGGTGAAAATTGCCGAAGGTGAATCCGTGGGACACAAAAGAATCATCAAATTACCTAAAACTTACTTAGTTAAGGATGTAAGATTAAAGGTTACAAAATCTGTTGCCCCTCCTATTATTTCAAACTTTAGCCTCTTTCTATAA
- a CDS encoding YqiA/YcfP family alpha/beta fold hydrolase: protein MKTLLYLHGLNSCLHDDRREALQSYDVEILAPSIDYEGTPDLLNIFVEKYKSVDLIVGSSAGGLLGYYLSGILQIPAILFNPALPFAKNYIDLPKLAPREKFLQVVIGAQDKVVPPLESFKILNSDDLKNAPMEIHWRNQMEHSLPIDIFTEEIAYFFNKI from the coding sequence ATGAAAACACTTTTATATTTGCATGGGCTTAATTCTTGCTTGCACGACGATCGCCGAGAAGCACTACAAAGCTACGATGTAGAGATACTTGCTCCATCTATCGACTATGAAGGAACGCCTGATTTATTAAATATTTTTGTAGAAAAATATAAATCGGTGGATCTAATTGTGGGGTCAAGTGCGGGCGGATTGCTCGGTTATTATTTATCGGGGATTTTGCAAATTCCTGCAATTTTATTTAATCCAGCCTTGCCTTTTGCCAAAAATTACATCGATTTGCCAAAACTTGCCCCGAGAGAAAAATTCTTGCAAGTCGTGATTGGAGCACAAGACAAAGTGGTGCCTCCGCTAGAGAGTTTTAAAATTTTAAATTCAGATGACTTAAAAAATGCTCCAATGGAAATTCATTGGCGCAACCAAATGGAGCACAGTTTGCCTATTGATATTTTCACCGAAGAAATAGCCTATTTTTTCAATAAAATTTAG
- the wecC gene encoding UDP-N-acetyl-D-mannosamine dehydrogenase, translating to MKADVVIVGLGYIGLPTAAVLANKGLNVWGVDINDDVVQTINRGEIHIFEPDLKDMVAQAVKSQKLQASTEIIQAKTYLVVVPTPFKENHQPDTSFVEKAIENITPHLQPEDLVIIESTSPIGTTERMQNLVFSLRPELKNQIHFAYCPERVLPGNILHELIYNDRVIGGTTEKATEKAMQFYTQFVQGELHATNAKTAEMCKLTENSSRDVQIAFANELSLICEKADIDVWELIQLANKHPRVNILNPGCGVGGHCIAVDPYFILSDFPMESQLIGKAREINNYKSFWCAEQIKKARKDFEIKNGKSPAIALLGLAFKPNIDDLRESPAKYIVQKVLQDAQDEDYYIVEPNIATHKIFKLTPYQEAIEKADIIAILVAHDEFENLDLKDKIVLDFCGVQSKKH from the coding sequence ATGAAGGCAGATGTTGTAATTGTAGGTTTAGGCTATATTGGATTGCCCACCGCCGCTGTTTTAGCCAATAAAGGACTGAATGTGTGGGGCGTAGACATTAATGATGATGTGGTACAAACCATCAATCGTGGGGAAATTCATATTTTTGAACCTGATTTAAAAGACATGGTAGCCCAAGCGGTGAAAAGTCAAAAATTGCAAGCTAGTACAGAGATCATTCAAGCCAAAACCTATCTGGTTGTGGTGCCTACGCCATTTAAGGAAAACCACCAGCCCGATACTTCGTTTGTAGAAAAAGCGATTGAAAACATTACACCACATTTGCAGCCAGAAGATTTAGTCATCATTGAATCGACTTCGCCCATTGGCACGACTGAACGAATGCAAAATTTAGTTTTTAGCCTTCGTCCAGAATTAAAGAATCAAATCCATTTTGCGTATTGCCCAGAGCGTGTGTTGCCTGGCAACATTTTGCACGAATTGATTTACAACGATCGTGTGATTGGTGGCACAACAGAGAAAGCAACAGAAAAAGCCATGCAGTTTTACACGCAATTTGTGCAAGGCGAATTGCACGCAACCAATGCCAAAACTGCCGAAATGTGCAAACTCACCGAAAACTCCTCACGCGATGTGCAAATCGCATTTGCCAACGAGCTTTCATTGATTTGTGAAAAGGCAGACATCGATGTTTGGGAACTCATTCAACTTGCCAACAAGCACCCGCGCGTAAATATCCTAAACCCTGGGTGTGGTGTGGGCGGCCATTGCATTGCGGTGGATCCTTACTTTATTTTGTCAGACTTCCCGATGGAATCTCAATTAATCGGCAAAGCACGAGAAATCAATAATTATAAATCCTTTTGGTGTGCAGAACAAATCAAAAAAGCAAGGAAAGATTTTGAGATAAAAAACGGAAAATCTCCCGCCATTGCACTTTTAGGTTTAGCCTTTAAACCCAATATTGATGATTTGCGAGAATCTCCTGCCAAATATATTGTGCAAAAAGTTTTGCAAGATGCACAAGACGAGGATTATTACATTGTAGAACCCAACATTGCCACTCACAAGATATTTAAACTCACGCCGTATCAAGAAGCCATTGAAAAAGCAGATATTATCGCTATTTTGGTAGCACACGATGAGTTTGAAAATTTAGACTTAAAAGATAAAATCGTTCTTGATTTTTGTGGCGTTCAATCCAAAAAACATTAA